A single Brassica rapa cultivar Chiifu-401-42 chromosome A04, CAAS_Brap_v3.01, whole genome shotgun sequence DNA region contains:
- the LOC117133642 gene encoding uncharacterized protein LOC117133642 has product MGSSRVCYIDGVWREQDAFTGQGWYCQKMNSEDVMMDAMNLRRSLSPLHAECEALIWAMECMKTLRFSDVVFVTDCSQLVKMVSSPDEWPAFATHVEEFCRSKTFFPNFMIRHISKAQNTMADKLAHGARSSPSAMLYVDSLPPVWLSEPAVL; this is encoded by the coding sequence ATGGGGTCCTCTCGCGTTTGCTATATTGATGGGGTGTGGAGAGAACAAGATGCTTTTACAGGCCAGGGCTGGTATTGCCAGAAGATGAACTCGGAGGACGTAATGATGGACGCAATGAACCTTCGACGTAGCCTTTCACCTTTACATGCTGAATGTGAAGCACTGATTTGGGCGATGGAGTGCATGAAGACCCTGCGTTTCTCAGACGTAGTATTTGTGACGGATTGTTCTCagctggtgaagatggtgtcctCACCCGATGAATGGCCGGCGTTTGCTACACACGTGGAAGAATTCTGCCGCAGTAAGACTTTCTTTCCCAACTTCATGATCAGACATATCTCAAAGGCACAAAATACAATGGCAGACAAGCTTGCACATGGTGCGAGGAGTTCTCCTTCAGCTATGCTATATGTCGACTCTCTACCTCCGGTTTGGCTATCTGAACCGGCGGTCTTATAG
- the LOC103863065 gene encoding two-component response regulator ARR9, whose protein sequence is MGMAAVESQFHVLAVDDSSFDRKLIEKLLQKSSCQVTTVDSGYKALEFLGIESNDPNALSTSPQEVEVNLIITDYCMPGMTGYDLLKKVKESSAFKNIPVVIMSSENVPARISRCLEEGAEEFFLKPVRMADLNKLKPHMMKTKLNNQKLEEIEKPLNVSAAAAAAVEPEIKDSAEVGSKILTLQSELEPKQVHLQVAQQEEQTLGNNNKRKSMEEGLSTDRSRPRFECVTTAV, encoded by the exons ATGGGCATGGCAGCAGTGGAATCGCAGTTTCATGTTTTAGCCGTTGATGATAGTTCATTCGATAGGAAACTCATAGAGAAACTGCTTCAAAAGTCTTCGTGTCAAG TAACAACTGTTGATTCAGGCTATAAGGCTTTAGAGTTTCTTGGTATTGAGAGTAACGACCCAAATGCTCTTTCTACATCTCCTCAG GAGGTTGAAGTGAATCTTATCATTACAGACTATTGTATGCCAGGCATGACTGGTTATGATTTGCTCAAGAAAGTTAAG GAATCATCAGCTTTTAAGAACATACCGGTAGTAATAATGTCCTCAGAGAATGTTCCTGCAAGGATCAGCAG GTGTTTAGAAGAAGGAGCTGAGGAGTTTTTCTTGAAACCAGTAAGAATGGCTGATCTCAACAAGTTGAAACCTCATATGATGAAAACAAAGTTGAACAACCAGAAGCTGGAAGAGATTGAAAAGCCTTTAAATGTATCAGCAGCAGCCGCCGCAGCAGTTGAACCAGAGATTAAAGATTCAGCAGAAGTTGGAAGCAAGATCTTGACTCTTCAGTCTGAACTAGAACCGAAACAAGTACATCTGCAAGTAGCACAACAAGAGGAGCAAACATTGGGTAACAACAACAAGAGGAAGTCCATGGAAGAAGGGCTCTCAACAGATAGATCACGTCCTAGATTCGAGTGTGTCACAACCGCTGTCTGA